DNA from Candidatus Bathyarchaeota archaeon:
AATCTCCTGCTTTAACGCCCGCGGATAGGTGAAGTTTTTGTCAACGCTAGGGGTCATGAAACCTGATATTAAAAAGCCGTTGACTGGCTTTGGAGGATAAGCTGGTGGTACGCCGATAACCGCCACTTTCTTGTCATGCCCTCCTAAAATGTCCCAAACAGTTTTTTCCTTGATAGAATGGGAGTCGGCGAGCCAAATGTCGTTGTAGGTTCCGGGTTTGCGGTGGCGAAAGCCATAAATTCCAAGTTTTCCCGCGTTTTTGCTTGTAGCCATGACCATCCAAGCGGGAATCGTTATGGGCGGATTCGAACTCTCCATCCTTGCATGCACGCCATCGTCAAGCATTCTTCTTATGTTCGGCAGTTCATCTGCAAATTGGTCAAACAGCAGTTCAGGCGGAGCACAATCCAAGCCAATTACCAAAACCCGTTTAGCTTTCATCTCTCTGCACTCCTATTCAACAAATGGATTTGGGTGCCTCGCAATTACTTCAGC
Protein-coding regions in this window:
- a CDS encoding alkaline phosphatase family protein translates to MKAKRVLVIGLDCAPPELLFDQFADELPNIRRMLDDGVHARMESSNPPITIPAWMVMATSKNAGKLGIYGFRHRKPGTYNDIWLADSHSIKEKTVWDILGGHDKKVAVIGVPPAYPPKPVNGFLISGFMTPSVDKNFTYPRALKQEI